In Astyanax mexicanus isolate ESR-SI-001 chromosome 7, AstMex3_surface, whole genome shotgun sequence, the genomic stretch TGGAGCTTCGGgtttaagtccctatctgggtgcagTTTTCAAGTTCCACTTGTGTCTGTGTGGATTTCTTCCGTGGTTTCCTTCCACAGTCTAAAACATAGAGATGAGGTAAACTGGATACTCTAAAGTTTGTATATCCCATAAACCTGTTCTAACGTATGTAAAATGAGATAATATGTCCACTTAAatagctgtgtgttgagttattttcagagcACAGTTATATATGCTGCTCaataaaataaagggaacactaaaataacacatcctagatctcaatgaataaaatattccagttgaaaatctttatttattatatagtgaTCAATGTAAATCCAAATTATTATCCCATGGAGGTCTGGATTTAGaatcatactcaaaatcaaagtggaaaatcaaatgacaggctgatccaacttcagtGAAAATTCCTCAAGACaaggctcagtagtgtgtgtggcctccacgtgcctgtatgacctccctacaataCCTGGACTGCTCCCGAAGAGGCGGCggatgttctcctgaggaatctcctcccagacctggattaaagcatcagtcacctcctggacagtctgtggtgcagtgtggagTTGGTTGATGGAACGAGACATGATGTCCAGATGTGccggattggattcaggtctgagGAACGGGCGGTGCAGTCCATAGCATCAATGCCTATATCCTGCAGcaactgctgacacacttcagccacatgaggtATAGCATTGTCTCGCATCAGAAGGAACCCAGagcccactgcaccagcatatggtctcacaatgggtctgaggatctcatcccgGTACTTAATGGCAGTCAGGGTACCTCTGgcgagcacatggaggtctgtgtggccctccaaagaaatgcctccccgcaccattactgacccactgccaaaccggtcatgctggaggatgttgcagcagcagaacgTTCTCCACAGTGTCTCCAGACTCTgacacgtctgtcatgtgctcagtgtgaacctgttctcatctgtgaagagcacagggCACCAGTGGTAAATCTGCCAATCTTGGTGTTTTATCTGGCAAAGCCAATCaccctgcacggtgttgggctgtaagCACAAGCCCCACTTGTGGACCTCATGCCCTCATACCAACCTCATGGAGTCTATTTTTGAGAGTTTGAGtagaaacatggatattagtggCCTGCTGAAGgccattttgcagggctcttgcaCTGCTTCTCCTGTCcctccttgcacaaaggaggaggTAGCAGTCCTGCTGCTGGACTGCTGCCTCCTACAGCCTCCTCCATGTCTCCTgttgtactggcctgtctcctggtatctgcttCATGCTCTGGACGctgtgctaacagacacagcaaaccttcttgccacagctcgcattgctgtgccatcctggatgagctgcactacctacTTTTGTGGGTTGTAGACACCACCTCATGTTACATCTATGGTAAAAGAACTGATAAAATGCAAAattgaccaaaacatcagccagaaaggatgagaacagagaaaaggtaTGTGGTCACCACTTGCAGAACCGCTCCTTTATAGgggttgtcttgctaattgcctctcatttctacctgttgtctgttGCACAACAGCGGGTAAAACtgattcacaatcagtgttgcttcctaactggacaggttgattttacagaagtgtggttgacttggagttacattgtgttgtttaagtgtttacttatttttcttgaGCAGTGTATATAGGTATAGGGTATACAtactatacaagctgtacactgactactccaGGCTATGATCAGGTTTCACTTTTAGTGCTGTCTCATGaaatatatttgcagaaatgtgacaGTGGACcaaaaccagcagatgacatggttctCCAAATGATCACGACCTTCTGTaaattttccatttttatttggaaatcaagggagagtCTGGaggatcagtgatggtttggagagatgcagatttcattttccagcaggactgccacacactgccaaaagtacaaattggtcttgtataatattttaattgtctgagatactgacttttgggttttcattggctgtaagccttaaacatcaacaataaaataaataaacgcttaaaatagatcactctgtgtgtaatacatctatataatatatgagtttctttTAATGATTGAAAAAAATGAGCTTCTGTATTTGCTCATATCTAACTTGTTAGATCAGGGCTAACAATCAACGTTGTGTTTAACAGCCTGAATAGTCTTGCCAACAGCCATTTCTTCCCCTCAGACTAATTGgactccactgctggagttcatGAGAATACACTGATGTGATGTGCATTGTGGGTGCTAATCTAGTTGTCCTTGAGTGATCAcagtccagagagagagagaggcatgcaCACACACCCTGGACATCACTGACACTGCATTAGGCCTACAGTCATTATTCTCCAACTCAGCGGTTGCCATGATCCTCATAGCAACAGAGGATGAGGTGTTTTACACAGCAGATTTCACTGCAAGCTGCTCCTCTTCATTTCTGGGAAATACATATGGACTGAAATCAATAACATCCATCTCTGTCTCAGCTGAGTGTGTGTCAGCCATGACCGGCTTTATTATTGATTTCTGTACACTGCAGCAATCactgaaagagtgagtgagtgagcaagcgggagagagagagggagacagacacTGTATGCAGTGGAGGGCGTGGAGGAGACAAGACagtacaagaataaaaaaaaaccttttgatATATTGTCTTTTAACAATGAGTAACAATACACCTTTAAGATTTACTCTGaacaaacacattattaaacctagtcaaaagtttggacacactgtaAATTCAGggattttgtttattattatacagtggtatgaaaagtttgggcagcccagacaattttcaagattttcgTTTATAAATCATCTTTTGTTCTGATTAGCAActtcaattaaatatataatatagcagatgaacGCAGTGATATTTGACAAGTGAAATTAGGTTTTacatgatttacagaaagtgaacaataattctttaaaccaaccaaggcaggtgcataaatttgggcgcccgacagaaaaattaaaattagaaaaatttagTAGGTCCTCCTttagcagaaataacagcctctaaacgcttcctatagcttccaatgagagtctggcttctggttaaaggtattttcttctttacattattttttacaaaacatatccaggtttgatggtttctgagcattaacagcccactttaaatattgattgaaatccatgtgacccttaactttaacaagatccccagtacctgcactgaccacacagccccacagcatgatggaaccaccaccaaattttactgtaggTAGCAAGAGTTTTTCatgaaatgctgtgttctttttctgccatCCATACCGCCCTGCAATTacctcaattttagtttcatcagtccacaccacctttttacaaaatgaagctggcttgtctaaacttgtttttttttctcgctGACGTGCACTATTGTGCCTCATTGGTGCTGTGGGATTATGTGACTTCACTATCCAATCGGAACAGGCGGCTTCTACTGATACTGAATCAAATATTAAGGAGGGAGATACTTCTATGGAGTCTCTAATTCTGTTACATCAACCGTATATTTGTGAGCATGTGTCAGTATGACCGTATCggtttttttttgtcagacatAGGTGGCAACCATATTTTTAGGTCATTTGAAAGTTGTGTATTGAGGCTCCAGTGTTGCCACTGTTCAGAGAAGAGAAAAACCTCTAATACTTTGATTCACCTGTGTATTTAGTTCAAGTGCCAATGGCCTTACCGAACATATTTTCCAATAAGgtattcaatttaataaaatgacAAAGCTGCTCAAATTTATGCATTAATCTTTGCCTAATTTTGAGTAATTAATGCACAtttaatttcacttttcaaatatcagtgtttgtctgctatatgacatCTAACAAAAAATTGCTGCTCCAAagaaccaatgatttataaagcaaAAGAAAACATTTTCAGGGGTTTAAGTAAGCATCTCTTGCTTAGCTAAGAGCTTTGCACATCTGAAATACTGATATTGCTACATATAAATGTAATGCTACAACAAACTCAGATCAAACTAgcattttttttccagcagtgAAATCTGATCAGAAAGTTCAATTTGAGAAGCAGTTTCTAACCACAATACTTCATCAATAGGACATTGGTCAGACTAAGAGACCAGATACACAAACTTCCAATTAAAATCATAATTGCTCAAGAGCCACATTTTTCACCTGGCTGTGCAtattataaacaaattaaaatcaaAGAACAAGCTTGGATGATGCAAACCTGATTTATGTTTATCTGGAACGCTGCAAATACATACACCTGCACCTAGAACTTCACTGTTACCCGGACAAATTAGGCCTCAGTCAAATGTTGTGGTACTGCACCACCTAGTGTTTGAGTGGCATCAAACCACACTGTTTAAATACCCCACAAAAAAGTTtggttttatagtttatttctgtATTAAATCAGTATTCACAGTTAGTTCATAGAACACCTCAAAAAACTTTCTCCAAAATCAAGAACAGCACAAGaactccatttaaaaaaaaaaaagaaaaaaaaaaaaaaaaaagaaaataaaaggagaAAGCACAAACATATCAACCAGTCCTGTGCCTGCTTCTGGGTGTCGCAGTTAAAAAGGACAGTTTGGCCAattcagaaattaaaaaaaaaaaaaatgcaatcatGGTCCAGTGAAAATTTCTGTACCAACTATTACAAATgtggtttattattattcatcaaGTGCGTCACTACTACAAAACAAGCAGAAAGAGCAGGGGCTAATCAAAAGGACTGGGGGGGGAGAAGCAATTATTGCATCATTCAGGAAAATTAGGCACTGACCAATATGAAGCATGTTTGATTggggaggaaaaaaataataaaataaaagcgttTACATAATGATAGTAAAAGGAATAGTCCAAACATGCAGACAACAAACTGAAACGACCATCAATAAGTAGAACTAAGCGGACAACCTGCTTTAAGCAACAGTCCATATCTCTGCCACATTTGTAGCTTTTGGGTAGTTTACCAGATAGGTTTGACATGTTCTGATGTTCCATTTAAGTAGCTGCCCAATGGAGTCTACTTTAAATGAGTTTAGAGTCAGTAGGATGTTGCTTTTTTCAGACATTCAGTAGTAAACAACCGTACACTACAGACACAGCAGACAGATAAAAAGGTAAAATGCTGCAGTTCTCCGCAAACATCTTTGGCTGAACTATTCCTTTTGCCACAAAAACATGTTTAACTGATTAAGCTTCTGCcatttttaaacacattcagCCTTAGACaaaacacacaattatacacacaagTTCAATCTCAGTGTTGGCTCTCGGTGGACGCAGAGCGAGAACGAGAACGAGAGCGGGACTGTTTCCTCTGAGGTGGAGAAGATGGCGAAGGTGATCTGGAGCGAGAGGCAGCTGACTGCTTTTTTTCTGGAGTCCGGCTGGCAGAGCGAGAGCGGCTGCGAGAACGTTTGCTCTCGCGTTTGCTCTCACGGCTGCGGCTACGGCTGGGAGATTTGGAGCGGGAACGGGAGCGTGACCGGGAGGAGCTGCGGGAACGGCTTCGGCTGCGGCTACAGAGGGAAAGAAACTTAAATTATTCTCTGACAGCTAATGAACCATATCAAAGCTGGGAGTTAACATAAGATCCTCTTATACCAAGTACACAATATTTAGACCTTTCATTTAAGAACTTCCGCCACACATCATTAATTGCATTACATCAGATCTCACTTTTTAGTGACAGAAAATGTGTTTGGGTTTTGAGGGCAGACAGATATTTTGCAAGATCTTAACACTTTACAATTAGGGTACTATTACCAGTTCTAGTGACAGTAACACACTTAAATGGTTAACTAATTAAGACATTAAGACAGTACATTTTAACACCAAAAAAGGGCCATGGTGGTGCAGGTCACAGACACTTTGACAGAGGTCTGTATGGAACTTCATACAGATTTCAATCATTTTTAACTCTTGAAACCTCTAAGTGATATACAATGAACACCGTGAGCACTGTATGGCAGTGTCGAGCACATTaggtgtgtaaaaaaaacaaaaagttccAACATACTTCCTTTTGCGGTCCTCAAACAACTTGATCTTGCGGCCGTTCAGGTCTGTGCCATCTAGCTTCTCAATGGCATTTTTCATGTCGCTGTGACTGGCAAACTCAACAAccctataaaaataaataaataaataaataaataaaaacagcattgtcAGATTGCACTTTAGGCAGATATAAACCCTTCTGAATTCAACAGAACTGAGAGAAGTTAAGGAGCTCGCTTAAATCTGCCACTAGACTGCACTGCAATTTCAGCCTCATTACTAATCAGCAACATTAGTTCAAGGTTAACATGCAACTGGAATTTTATCAGACTCAATGGCTGTCAGCACCCACCCACCCAATCTGTGGTATTCTTGCTAATGCAGCTACAGTTGTGCCCAGATATTGTAACATTTCCTACTCGAGCcaccattttccagcaggacatatACACATGCTGCAACATTGTAGACGGACTTGGTGCATGTTTAAAATAAGGAAGTCCCTTTGGGAAACACAAGCTTCATTAATACAAACTACATTAATGCTGACTTGTGAACTTCACCATTAAACAAGTCTGAAAAATAACCTCACCCTTCGTTCTTGTTGGTCCTGTGGGCGTCCACAAACGTCACATCACCCACTTTTCTCATCAAGTCTTTCAGGTCCTACAGCAAAGCAGGAGAACTCAGTGATCCATGCAAAAACGAGACCCACAAtttactgagacacacacaccttTAAAAACAGAGCATTCCGCAGACCTAAATTGCACACCTGTGGTGTAATGTGCTCTTCTAGCAAAGCTCCCTTTGAAGACCTTGATTTTTGCCCACAAACATTTCACCCAGAAACTGATGTTTTTCTGAGTGTAAGTGATGCTACAGCTTTATTGTAAAGCACTGCAAAAGAGTGTGGTGAAAGAGAGAAGGCTCAAACCATCCCTAAAGATTCAAAAGTACATTATTATTGGTTTAAAGCTTTTTACAATTGCTTAGTATTTTCTCTCTCCAGGCCGAGCCACTAAAGAGCCCATACCCAAAAAGTTGCATGCAAATGATGTGTGACTGTCCTCTATTGTGGCACATTTGTGTTAAGTGGTGCTAAACTGCTCCATTTGAATCACTGTAAACAATGTGGAGGTAAGTGTGTATGTAAAAGGGGCCATCACCACATTCAATGAACTTGAACAAGCTTTAATGGAGCTCAATTACCATATACGGGACTGCAATTGGGTCTGTCCACAATATGGGCCCTTTAACCCACCCTTTAACATTGTACCTACAGTAATCTCCCAACCCTCGTTCCATGTGATCTATCAGTGTGTTGAGCTACTTACCGTTCCGAACCACGGAAGATATTAGCAAAGAGCCACTTGTCCAAATAGCAAACGGAACCAATGCAGTTTAAACGACCTTGGCCTCGACCCATCCGGCCTCCACAAGCACGGACCCACCAGAGATAGAGGAGTGTGCAACCCCCCGCTTCTGCACCAACAGAAAAAGACCCAAACGGGGCAGGGGGGGGCGTGGAGCCGATTTGTGACCACAGACCCTCCAGAGTGGCTACCCATGTCCTCTAAGGCTATCCTGCGCTACCGCTTTCACCCGTTAGGGGGCCCAGCCAAGAATTAGACCAGCCGCAACTGTGTGTAGGGAGAGGCACCACATGGACACTATTCAGAACACAACCAGCAGAGGGCGCTATGCACCTCAGGGGGCTGTGCATGCAACTCCAATTAAAGAATGCCAGAGCACAGCTGTTAAAGAAAGGTTTGAAAAGACGGGTCTCAGTTAGATGACCTTTCAGCAattagcagaaaaaaaatcatcaaaagtaATGGTAAAAAGATCTGAGTACCCTACTGTTATAAATGAGtgcaaaaacatttgaaaaattaCCCTCTTACTGTAAtggaatgaagaaaaaaaaggggggATGTTGAGTACATTGTTTTATAAAAGCTGAAAGTgacaatttaaacattttaaagcatgCTAAGGTTTCTCACCTGCCAGCTGATCCGGGAAGACAGATTCTCCACAACGATTCGGTGCTCTGTACGAACAGGAGGACCATACctggggagagaaaaaaagcttgAGTCATCGTGGTTGTTATAAGACTTGCAAATAGAACCTATAATTCGAAAATAATAAACCCACACCCAACCCACTTTCTCACCTGGACCCCGCACTACGTGACTGACGGTAGCCTCCAAAGCGTGGAGAGAAACGTCCCCCACCCATTCCAGGACCACCTCCTCTGCCACGGCGAGATCGAGCATGCTCAATGGTCACCCTtcatacacaaataaaaaaaaaataaaaaaaaacatttacatcacTATATTCATTTGATCAACCCAGTAAGCCTCCACATTAGACTTTTGTAGAAGCTTAGTCTTTAAATAGCCCTGCATGTATTTGTTAACCATGTTGAAATAGGCCAAGAAAACATTAACATGATCACTAAAACAGTGAATAAATGGAGGTCACAGCATTTTCCTAACTCAATCCCAGGGTACAAGGTGCATTTCTGTAACACATTAAATGTGCAGTAAATGTAAAGAGGGCATGTACACAAATGGCTTGTAATAAATGGCTTATAAGAAGACTGAATTTAAAAACATCCTGGAACAGGCATCAATCTAGCagcatattacattacattttaagtaTAACTACATTCAAACACCAGTAAGTACATTTTAACCTCAAAGAGACGCAGTTCCTCCAATACCTTCCTTGACTGTTGTGCAAATAAGTGTTCAGAATGAATGCCACGCACGGCAACCTCATTCAAAAATAAAACCAGTGCAGACTGAAGCAGTGTAAAATGGGTGGGGCTCAACTGCTTAAGGCTGAATGCAAATGTGATGGTTGCATGACAAAAGCAACAAAGATGTTCCTGCAGCTTGGAGTTAACATCATGcgcttaaaatatttacatagtcAGATAACACGTAAACTTTGGTCCAAAATAATGTAACACCACCCAAAAAAGgcaattcataattttttttttacatttaaagcaaTATAAATTTTAACAAATGTTAAGCAGAGCCCAGGATGCCTTATATAcgtgtaaataatattaaaatacagaTAATATAAGTTCCATTAGACTTAATTAAATTACACAGCAAACAATGAAACAATATGGCAATAAATGAAGTCAAGTATTATTTTCTGGTTGATAATGTTGTAACATGCAAAATGATTACATTGTAGACATAATTTTCACCAACCTTTAAAAATATCCCTCACTTTCCAAATCAGCCTCCAggctccatttatttatttttttaatttatggacCACTTTATCCTTTCTCTAGCTCTTCACCCCAACTATGGTAGTACATTTTCATACTGCTTTGATACATTTGGTCCAATCACAGACACCATACCTCTCACTGCAAAGCTCCTTTCCGTTCAGCTCGTACACGGCATCATCTGCATCTCTGTGGTCATCAAACTCCTGTACACAAAGCACAAAAACTGGACAGTCAAACACTCTCCCCAGTAACTACATTAGCACTTTTAAAGTTCAGTGCTTCGTTTTATATGTCAGGCCCTCTGAATTCTACCACTTACGTGTGCAG encodes the following:
- the srsf5a gene encoding serine and arginine rich splicing factor 5a, giving the protein MSGCRVFIGRLSPHARERDVEKFFKGYGRIREINLKNGFGFVEFDDHRDADDAVYELNGKELCSERVTIEHARSRRGRGGGPGMGGGRFSPRFGGYRQSRSAGSRYGPPVRTEHRIVVENLSSRISWQDLKDLMRKVGDVTFVDAHRTNKNEGVVEFASHSDMKNAIEKLDGTDLNGRKIKLFEDRKRNRSRSRSRSSSRSRSRSRSKSPSRSRSRESKRESKRSRSRSRSASRTPEKKQSAASRSRSPSPSSPPQRKQSRSRSRSRSASTESQH